The DNA segment TGCTGCGCCCATGGCGCGCCAGGCTGACCGCTCAATCCTTGCGCACGGTGATCGTTTACGGAATGGCGCTGGGCGGGATGAACTTCCTCTTCTATATGTCACTGCGCACCGTGCCACTGGGGATCGCAGTCGCACTCGAATTCACTGGCCCGCTGGCCGTCGCCATTTATGCCTCGCGCCGCGCAATCGACTTTCTCTGGATTGCCCTGGCAGCGGTCGGCCTGCTGCTGTTGATTCCGACCGGAGCGACATCAGCGGGAATTGATCTGGTTGGTGCCGGTTACGCCTTGGGCGCCGGCGTGTGCTGGGCGCTGTACATTCTGTTCGGCCAGAAGGCCGGTGCCGACAACGGCGTCACGACTGCGGCCCTCGGCGTGATGATCGCCGCATTATTCGTCGCCCCGATCGGCATCGTTCATGCCGGTGCAGCGCTACTCACCCCGTCGCTGATCCCGGTCGCCATCGGCGTCGCCATCCTCTCAACCGCCTTGCCCTATACGCTGGAAATGGTCGCCCTCACCCGCATTCCAGCCCGCACCTTCGGCACCTTGATGAGCATTGAACCGGCCTTTGGTGCGCTGTCGGGGCTGCTGTTTCTGCAGGAATACCTCACGCTGTCACAATGGATGGCGATCCTCTGCATTATTCTCGCCTCGGTCGGAGCAACCATGACCATGGGCAGTTCCGCCAAGCCCGCCATTGCGGCAGATTGAAACAGGATTTGACGAAGGTCTGGCAATTGGCGTTCATTTAGGCCATGTTTAGGCCCCTTAACTCAGTGCCATGCATGGATTTTTTCGGATAGGGATATCGAACCGCTTAAAGCGCAGGCGAATACAGGCAGACCCGAGCGCCAGACTCGCGGCTACCATAAGGACGGTAATGAAACGAATTTTGATACTGATCGCTGTATTGGCAGTAGCGGGGTGCGCAGCGACCTCCAAGACCCAAGTGAAGCACGGTAAAAAAGGGCTGCACATCAACTGTTCCGGGCTGTCGTCCTCTTGGGACAAGTGCTACACCAGCGCCGCCAATGCTTGCGCCCCAAAGGGCTACAAAGTCATCGCCAAATCAGGGGACGCCGTGGAAGAGCCAGGCGACTACCCATTCGGTCTCAATCCGGCGGGCTATACCAGCCGCAGCATGATCGTCATCTGCAAATGAATCATTCTGGCTGCTCGCCTTGTCGAGCAGCCAGCTGACGCCCGATCTCCTCATGGCTGGACTTCAATACCGTCCGTTGAATGTCCGGTGTCACCAGCATCCTCGCCACCACCAGTGCCCCGACACATTGCGACAGAATCGCCCATGCCAGGCTGTCGCTCTCCAGAATCTGTGCCCAACTGGCTTGCAGCCGACAAATCCACAACTCTGCCTGCTCACGAACCTGATCATCTGAACGGGCAATTTCCGCGCCCAGCGTCGGCAAGGCGCAGCCCGATTCTGGCTGCTCTACATGAGCCATGCTCAGGTACTGCTTGAGACAGCGTTCCAGCCGCTCACGATCCTGCGCCCCCTGCCCCCCCAGTCGCTCCAGGCTCTGACACAGTTCGCGCTCGACGATCGCCGTGAACAGCTCGTTTTTCGACGAGAAGTGGCTATAAAACGCTGCACCACTGAGGCCGATAGCCTTCATCAAACCATCGACCCCGACAGTCGAAAAGCCCGAACGCTTGGCTGACAG comes from the Pseudomonas sp. RSB 5.4 genome and includes:
- the rhtA gene encoding threonine/homoserine exporter RhtA, which codes for MTDQPRSLASMLFPVGLLLIAMASIQSGASLAKSMFPVVGAQGTTTLRLVFASVIMLLLLRPWRARLTAQSLRTVIVYGMALGGMNFLFYMSLRTVPLGIAVALEFTGPLAVAIYASRRAIDFLWIALAAVGLLLLIPTGATSAGIDLVGAGYALGAGVCWALYILFGQKAGADNGVTTAALGVMIAALFVAPIGIVHAGAALLTPSLIPVAIGVAILSTALPYTLEMVALTRIPARTFGTLMSIEPAFGALSGLLFLQEYLTLSQWMAILCIILASVGATMTMGSSAKPAIAAD
- a CDS encoding TetR/AcrR family transcriptional regulator, which gives rise to MRYSAGHKLETRKKLLNSSALSAKRSGFSTVGVDGLMKAIGLSGAAFYSHFSSKNELFTAIVERELCQSLERLGGQGAQDRERLERCLKQYLSMAHVEQPESGCALPTLGAEIARSDDQVREQAELWICRLQASWAQILESDSLAWAILSQCVGALVVARMLVTPDIQRTVLKSSHEEIGRQLAARQGEQPE